DNA sequence from the candidate division WOR-1 bacterium RIFOXYB2_FULL_36_35 genome:
AATCTCCTGCGCCTTTTTTAGTTGACTCCCCAAATTTCGACGCCCCTTACTCATCATACAATTATTTTATCATACTCTATAATCGAAAGCTTAACCCCGATTATGATAATCGGAATTAAAACAAAAGTATTAAATTTTTTATAATCAATTGGATTAATTCCTCAAAACATTTATCTATAGATTTTTTTCTGCTTTCTTTTTTGTTCCGGAAATTTGTGATTATCTCAACTTGACTATTAACTTGTATATTTGTAATTCTCATATTGATCCTCCTCCAAACAGTTTCTGATTTTTTATTATCGCTTGTATGGAAAAACAAAAAAATGGATTATTTCATCACAATCTAGACTTATTTAACCCCGATTATCATAATAGGGGTTAGTTTCTGGTTTTATCGTGAATAATCGGGGTTAAATAAGTAGATAAGAAGCTCCTCATTACTATAATAATAGGGATTTGCATAATACATCCAAAAAAGAAATTAGATGTTGGTAGAATTTGAGGCCATCATCCTACTTTGCAAGTTTTGATGCAATAGCAGCCACGTGTTTACCCTGAAACCTAGCCGCTTCAAGTTCATTGCGAGTTGGCATACGTTCTCCCTCGCCACCTGCAATAGTAGATGTCCCATATGGAGATCCACCGGTTATTTCATCAACTCTCATCTGACTTTTAAAAGAGTATGGAAGACCAACTATTACCATTCCATGATGAAGCAAAGTAACATGAAAAGTTAAAATAGTAGATTCTTGCCCACCATGTTGGGTCGCACTACTTGTAAAAACACTCCCTACTTTGCCAATTAAAGTCCCCTTAGCCCAAAGCCCTCCTGTCGCGTCAAAAAATTGTCTCATTTGGCCGCACATATTGCCAAACCTGGTTGGTGTACCAAAAATAATTGCATCAGCCTCTGCCAATTCCTCTACGTTACAAACAGGAACTTTCGCAAAAGCCTTCTTAGTCTCCACAGCCCCCATTTTAGTCAAAATTTCAGTAGACAATGTTTCAGGCACTTGCTTTAATTCTACATCGGCACCTTTGACTTCACGAGAGCCTAAAGCTACAGCCTCCGCCAAACGATAAACATGACCGTACATTGAATAAAAAACAATGAAAATTTTCATATTCTTAGCTCCTTCCAATTTATATTTATAAAAACAATACTATTTTAATAATAATCTATGAAGAAAAACAATGAAAAAATCAATAGTTTACTGACTTTTTTCCCACAAAAAATAAATCTTTCGAGAAGACAAAAAATGTCGTATAATTAAGTGGTAATTTGTTTTTTCGTCTTTACAAACTACAAATTACAAACTATTAAGCTTGGCCCTATAGTCTAATGGCTAGGACGCGACCCTCTCAAGGTCGAGATACGGGTTCAATCCCCGTTAGGGCTATAAATTTTTATGAAAAATTTTATTTGGTCTCTGATATTAATAGTCTTTTTGATCCCATTGTCATTTATGGAAAAA
Encoded proteins:
- a CDS encoding NAD(P)H:quinone oxidoreductase, type IV, coding for MKIFIVFYSMYGHVYRLAEAVALGSREVKGADVELKQVPETLSTEILTKMGAVETKKAFAKVPVCNVEELAEADAIIFGTPTRFGNMCGQMRQFFDATGGLWAKGTLIGKVGSVFTSSATQHGGQESTILTFHVTLLHHGMVIVGLPYSFKSQMRVDEITGGSPYGTSTIAGGEGERMPTRNELEAARFQGKHVAAIASKLAK